The sequence below is a genomic window from Acetivibrio clariflavus DSM 19732.
ATATGGCCAATATCCAATTATACATTAGTTTTATGTGTAATTGCATTATATTTCAATATACCCAATTTTGAAAGCGGATTTAAAACATAAATGTAATTTAATTTTCAAAATTTATTACTCTATAACTTAACTCTGGCATCAAACAGTCTTTCATATTCTTCCAAAGCATAGCGGTCTGTCATACACGACAAATAATCGCAGATCACTCTTATTTCATTATTCTTATAACCTTTATAATTATCATCGTTTTCAATATGATTATATTTATACAGCCATTCCGGCGGTAATAACTTCGGATTTTTAATCAATGCTTCAAACATTTCACTTACAACACTTACCGCTTTAGTATCCATAATAACTATGGTCTGAGTATCATAAATATTTTTATATACAAACTTTTTAAACTCGTCAAAAACTTTTTTTGTTTCTTCATTAAATCCAATAACGGATTTTTTCTGCTCTGCCAGTCTCTTTACATCATCAAGGGACGATACTTTGAGTTTAATAATATTTTCATGACTATCCTTTGTAAGATTTAAAATAAAATAATGTATCAGCTTTCTTATAAAATAAGTATCGGTATACAAATCACAATGGAGACAAATATCTCCCTTTGTTTTTTCACTGATCATTTCTTTAAGTTCAAGGAAAGCCTCTTTAATATCAGGATTATTTTGTATGTTTTTATAGAGTAATCCTGACTTTACTCCATCTTCAAAGTCATGGCATACATAGGCAATAGTATCCACTATATTAACCACTTGACCTTCCAGATTGCTGCATGGAAGATAGGGATCCAGATTGGTGTATACACCGCTGCGTTCTTCATTATGTTTCAGAATTCCTTCCCGAACTTCCTTCGTCAAATTAAGTCCCCTATAATCTGTAGAGTTTCTGCTCTCCAACAAATCAACAATTCGAACACTTTGTTCATTATGATAAAATCTTCCCATACCTCTGGCTTTCAACTGTTCATCAAAATAACTCTCAACAGCATGTCCAAAGGGAGTATGTCCTAAGTCATGTCCTAATGCAATAGCTTCAGCTAAGTCTTCATTCAAAGCCAAAGATTTTGCTATTCCCCTGGCAAATTGAGATACTTCAAGGGAATGAGTCAGTCTTGTTCGAAAGTGGTCACCTTCATGGTTTACAAAGACCTGGGTTTTATACATTAGCCTTCTGAAAGCTTTGGAATGAATTATTCTGTCTCTGTCTCTCTGAAATGAACTTCTTAGGTCATCACTTTGAAGTTTTTCTTCGTAATCTCTGCTATCGGGAGCAGGAAAAGCAGTAGCATAGGGTGCTAAAATTGTGGCATATGCAGCTTCTATATCATCTTTATACCTGATCGGAAAGAATTTATCAATCATAGCCTTAATCTCCCGGTATTTTTTTATATTATAAATGATATGAGAATTACAATCACAATTTCTATTTCACTAAGATAAAATACCCACTTTGGAAAAATAAAATACTTTGGTGTATTTCAGTAATCAGTTTCAATTACTATAATACACACAAAGCAAATCAATTTCAACCGAAGTTTTATCTAAAAAGGTATTCAATATTTACTCATTGCATAAACCATTTTTTTGATTTCAGCTTGCTGCATGCTGCTTCCAGACCAGTATTCGCTTCTCCCATCGCTTAAATAACCTGTCAATTGTCAGTCCTAATACCGAAATCAAAACTGTACCGGCATATAACTTTGGAATTTGATAATTTACCTGCGCATTCCACACAAGCCATCCCAATCCTCTGCTTGCGCCCATCATTTCAGCCGCAATCAGCATGAAAAATGCAGTTGATGATGCCAATTTGAAACCGTTTAATATATAAGGTGTCGCTCCAGGTAAAACAATTTTTATAAGCATCTTAAACTTTCCCAACCCCATTGCTCTCCCTGCTTTAATCAGTAAAGGATCCAACTCTTTAACCCCTGTAGTGGTATTAAAAATTACAGGCCACAAGCATACCCAAAAAATCATTGCTATTTTTGAAGCCTCACCTATCCCCAAAATAAGTATAAAAATCGGAAAAAGAGAAAAAGGGTTAAATTGACCTAAAAACTTCAAAACCGGCTCAACAAGCTTTTCAAAGGTTTTAAACCAGCCTCCGAGAAGGAATCCCAAGGGAATGCCTATAATAATGGCAAGGACAAATCCAATAACAGATCTGAAAAGGCTTATTCCCACATGAGAAATCAGGTTTCCTTCAGTAATAAGTTTTATATAGTACAAAAAAATTTCCGACGGTGGAGATACAAAGGTGCTTTTTAAAAAACCAAGTCTGGGACCTAGTTCCCATACAGTGAAAAACAATATGACAGAAAGACTATCCAAAAATTTATCCTTTATCTTTTCAAAAATACTCTTTTTACTGTCAGTCATAATCCCACTCCTGACCACTTATTTTTTTATATACTTGCCTCCTCTTTCCAAGTTATAATACAGCTTTCAATGTTTTTTATTAAGTAATTGAACAGATAGCTCAATATTGCTATTGTAACTGCTCCCAGATAAATTCTGGGTACAATGTTATTCTGACTGGAATTGTTTATAAACCATCCCAAACCTGCACTTGAACCCAACATCTCAGCTGCTATAATCATCAAAAAGCCTCTTGATGCTCCAACACTCAGTCCGGAAAAAATAGGTCTGGCGGCACCCGGTAAAATCACATCTTTAAAAATTATGAATTTGTTAGCTCCTATTGATTTTGCACTTTTTATAAGCAATGGGTCTACATTTTTGACTCCCAAGGTTGTCATAGAAAGTATTGGCCATATGCAGGACCAGTAAATTATGAAAAACTTGGACAGTTCTTTTGTTCCAAAAAACAGAATAAAAAGGGGAAAAAGCGAAAAGGCATTTATCTGTCCAAAAAGCTGGAACAAAGGATTTAAAAATTTATTTGCTCTTGGAAACCAGCCGCCCAAAAGAATTCCTAATGG
It includes:
- a CDS encoding ABC transporter permease, with product MKYKLNRLNKKLVGFYGFAVILIFWQLAPVFNLIDTQFISTPSMIIEAAARIPVELLIHISTSVQRVLLGYFAAILTAVPLGILLGGWFPRANKFLNPLFQLFGQINAFSLFPLFILFFGTKELSKFFIIYWSCIWPILSMTTLGVKNVDPLLIKSAKSIGANKFIIFKDVILPGAARPIFSGLSVGASRGFLMIIAAEMLGSSAGLGWFINNSSQNNIVPRIYLGAVTIAILSYLFNYLIKNIESCIITWKEEASI
- a CDS encoding ABC transporter permease yields the protein MTDSKKSIFEKIKDKFLDSLSVILFFTVWELGPRLGFLKSTFVSPPSEIFLYYIKLITEGNLISHVGISLFRSVIGFVLAIIIGIPLGFLLGGWFKTFEKLVEPVLKFLGQFNPFSLFPIFILILGIGEASKIAMIFWVCLWPVIFNTTTGVKELDPLLIKAGRAMGLGKFKMLIKIVLPGATPYILNGFKLASSTAFFMLIAAEMMGASRGLGWLVWNAQVNYQIPKLYAGTVLISVLGLTIDRLFKRWEKRILVWKQHAAS
- the dgt gene encoding dGTP triphosphohydrolase, with amino-acid sequence MIDKFFPIRYKDDIEAAYATILAPYATAFPAPDSRDYEEKLQSDDLRSSFQRDRDRIIHSKAFRRLMYKTQVFVNHEGDHFRTRLTHSLEVSQFARGIAKSLALNEDLAEAIALGHDLGHTPFGHAVESYFDEQLKARGMGRFYHNEQSVRIVDLLESRNSTDYRGLNLTKEVREGILKHNEERSGVYTNLDPYLPCSNLEGQVVNIVDTIAYVCHDFEDGVKSGLLYKNIQNNPDIKEAFLELKEMISEKTKGDICLHCDLYTDTYFIRKLIHYFILNLTKDSHENIIKLKVSSLDDVKRLAEQKKSVIGFNEETKKVFDEFKKFVYKNIYDTQTIVIMDTKAVSVVSEMFEALIKNPKLLPPEWLYKYNHIENDDNYKGYKNNEIRVICDYLSCMTDRYALEEYERLFDARVKL